A region of Paucidesulfovibrio longus DSM 6739 DNA encodes the following proteins:
- a CDS encoding PAS domain S-box protein: MFWKQQLEELIKGLDEERAEELRRLFEKVRAAPESPLPSDTDRTRENIYSTFFSCAGDIIIMHGLDGQIIDANRITCNRLGYTLEEMQGSHFSMLTGSHTKDRIEYVLGRVVSRGNYSFETVFVSKGGRQVPVEVSARIVTHGEQDVVLSIARDISARKVAEEIILEQKVFLSQIIKNLPVGLFVKKVKNDLRYTLWNSRMEEMTGHPREKAIGKTDRELFRENGLNWRNMTDQEAIRTGLPVEACSRERTPDGEETVYHVVKIPVMDAEGKADAILGIVENITDRVRAEGEIRKAHDDLERRVEQRTAELLGVNERLRIAEEKFRSIFENSILGIFRMNLDGRVLVCNQSLARMFGYESAEELIQASQERPESLHGDMRNREELQKRLLAGEDFEPFEYEYRRADGSVFTGRTHIRLLRDRRDNYPYLEGFIEDMSESKAFQQRLEQSQRDYRILYEQASEAIFLLDLKGRVLDANPMVTEILGYGLDEIRAMDPRDLITRDMERIREELRAVKSGKTLRLELNLRTGSGREITADLSARLLEGGRILAMLRDNTERTAMEGALRSAKEEAEQASQAKSEFLANMSHEIRTPLGGIIGMTDMVLGAGLQPQQAEYVKGIKEASRSLLEIINDILDFSKIEARKMEIALEPFQLRERLEIVVGTFRLAAMEKSLELRSVVPDDLPDGYMGDACRIGQVLSNLVGNAVKFTEEGFVEMRVRMLERTEDSARLEFSVTDTGIGISEADQGRLFDVFSQLEPSLSKRHRGTGLGLAISKRLVEMMGGEIFVRSRVGEGSCFTFRLELPFAEPSAEAQETERENVSQEGRRVLLAEDNELNQEFLTFFLKDAGHSVRVACNGHEVLTALREETFDLVLMDIQMPEMDGLETTAHIRAGETAAPRDIPIVALTAYAMKGDRERMLKAGMDDYLSKPVDMEKLYKIIARLTGERRAASEA, from the coding sequence GTGTTTTGGAAACAGCAGCTCGAAGAACTCATCAAGGGATTGGACGAGGAGCGGGCCGAAGAGTTGCGGCGACTCTTCGAAAAGGTCCGCGCCGCGCCGGAATCGCCGCTGCCCTCCGATACGGATCGTACCCGGGAAAACATATACAGCACCTTTTTCAGCTGCGCCGGGGACATCATCATCATGCACGGGCTGGACGGCCAGATCATCGACGCGAACCGGATCACCTGCAACCGCCTGGGGTACACGCTGGAGGAAATGCAGGGCAGCCATTTCAGCATGCTCACCGGCTCGCATACGAAAGACCGGATCGAATACGTGCTCGGCAGGGTCGTCAGCCGGGGCAACTACTCCTTCGAGACGGTCTTCGTGTCCAAGGGGGGGCGGCAGGTTCCCGTGGAGGTCAGCGCGCGCATCGTGACCCACGGCGAGCAGGACGTGGTCCTCAGCATCGCCAGGGACATCTCGGCGCGCAAGGTGGCCGAGGAGATCATCCTGGAACAGAAGGTGTTCCTTTCCCAGATCATCAAGAATCTTCCGGTGGGGCTCTTCGTCAAGAAGGTCAAGAACGACCTGCGCTATACGCTTTGGAACAGCAGGATGGAGGAGATGACCGGCCATCCCCGGGAAAAGGCCATCGGCAAGACGGACCGGGAGCTGTTCCGCGAAAACGGCTTGAACTGGAGAAACATGACGGATCAGGAAGCGATCCGGACCGGGCTTCCCGTGGAGGCCTGCTCGCGCGAGCGCACTCCGGACGGCGAGGAAACCGTGTATCACGTCGTCAAGATCCCGGTGATGGACGCCGAGGGCAAAGCCGACGCCATTCTCGGCATCGTGGAGAACATCACGGACCGGGTCCGGGCCGAGGGCGAGATCCGCAAGGCGCACGACGATCTGGAGCGCCGCGTGGAGCAGCGCACCGCCGAGCTTTTGGGCGTCAACGAACGCCTGCGCATCGCCGAAGAGAAGTTCCGCAGCATTTTCGAAAACTCCATCCTGGGCATCTTCCGCATGAATCTGGACGGGCGGGTGCTGGTCTGCAACCAATCCCTGGCCAGGATGTTCGGCTACGAGAGCGCGGAAGAGCTGATCCAGGCCAGCCAGGAGCGGCCGGAATCGCTGCACGGCGACATGCGCAACCGGGAGGAGCTGCAAAAGCGGCTGCTGGCCGGAGAGGACTTCGAACCCTTCGAGTACGAATATCGCCGCGCGGACGGCTCGGTCTTCACCGGGCGCACGCATATCCGGCTGCTTCGCGACCGCAGGGACAACTACCCGTATCTCGAGGGCTTCATCGAGGACATGTCCGAGAGCAAGGCCTTTCAGCAGCGGCTGGAACAAAGCCAGCGCGACTACAGGATCCTTTACGAGCAGGCCTCGGAGGCCATTTTCCTGCTTGATCTCAAGGGCCGCGTCCTGGACGCGAACCCCATGGTCACGGAGATATTGGGCTACGGCCTGGACGAAATCCGGGCCATGGATCCGCGCGACCTGATCACGCGGGACATGGAACGCATCCGCGAGGAACTGAGGGCGGTCAAGAGCGGCAAGACCCTGCGACTGGAGCTGAACCTGCGGACCGGCTCCGGACGGGAAATCACGGCGGACCTCAGCGCCCGTCTGCTGGAAGGGGGGCGTATCCTGGCCATGCTCCGCGACAACACCGAGCGCACGGCCATGGAAGGTGCGCTGCGCAGCGCCAAGGAGGAAGCCGAGCAGGCCAGCCAGGCCAAGAGCGAATTCCTGGCCAACATGAGTCATGAAATCCGAACCCCGCTGGGGGGGATCATCGGCATGACGGACATGGTCCTGGGCGCGGGCCTCCAGCCGCAGCAGGCGGAATACGTCAAGGGCATCAAGGAGGCTTCCCGCTCGCTTCTGGAAATCATCAACGATATTTTAGATTTCTCCAAGATCGAGGCACGCAAGATGGAGATCGCCCTGGAACCGTTCCAGCTCCGGGAACGGCTGGAGATCGTGGTCGGCACGTTCCGGCTCGCGGCCATGGAAAAGAGCCTGGAATTGCGCAGCGTCGTGCCGGACGATCTTCCCGACGGCTACATGGGCGACGCCTGCCGCATCGGGCAGGTGCTTTCCAATCTCGTGGGCAACGCGGTCAAGTTCACGGAAGAAGGGTTCGTGGAGATGCGCGTGCGCATGCTCGAACGAACCGAGGATTCCGCCCGGCTGGAATTCAGCGTCACGGATACGGGCATCGGCATCTCCGAAGCGGACCAGGGACGCCTGTTCGACGTCTTTTCCCAGCTGGAGCCATCCCTGAGCAAGCGCCATCGCGGCACGGGCCTGGGACTGGCCATTTCCAAGCGGCTGGTGGAGATGATGGGCGGTGAGATTTTCGTGCGCAGCCGGGTGGGAGAGGGCAGCTGCTTCACCTTCCGGCTCGAACTGCCGTTCGCGGAACCGTCGGCCGAAGCGCAGGAGACGGAGCGCGAAAACGTGTCCCAGGAAGGGCGGCGCGTGCTCCTGGCCGAAGACAACGAGCTGAACCAGGAGTTTCTGACGTTCTTCCTCAAGGACGCGGGCCACTCCGTGCGGGTGGCTTGCAATGGCCACGAAGTGCTGACGGCGCTACGGGAGGAGACGTTCGACCTGGTGCTCATGGATATCCAGATGCCGGAAATGGACGGTCTGGAAACCACGGCGCACATTCGGGCCGGAGAAACCGCAGCCCCCAGGGACATTCCCATCGTGGCGCTGACGGCCTACGCCATGAAGGGCGATCGGGAAAGGATGCTCAAGGCGGGCATGGACGACTATCTGAGCAAGCCCGTGGACATGGAAAAGCTTTACAAGATCATTGCCCGGCTCACGGGTGAGCGCCGCGCAGCGTCGGAAGCATAG
- a CDS encoding PAS domain S-box protein, with protein sequence MRLSSSFPLEFAKRFLLLASGLALVGTAFFLFQSGRYEALRRAEAEALVSVESQIFHETLENTASDVRFLASVFEDRADNLRVPPDSSSALSRLLSAFMLTRPQYHQIRFLDSEGMEKLRMIRGPKGPQLMPASELQDKSHRTYYKRTAAQDAETVYVSAFDLNVEHGVIERPFRPTLRVATQVRLPDGSVGVAIINLDGSKLIEMLRNARHGEDIQALIINDQGNWLVGPHRRMEWGNSLPERQGYTLAARQPDLWMLIGSQPQGVVLNSSGMYAFSRVTTDGENRSGFRVEGDEYWTMLAFVPRHALSPDWAGSFLLLGGVTLLFLALVSALLTRALLHRRQVEQSLQETEEKIQAISHSSHDALIMVDERGRIAFWNPAAESMLGYRSGEVLNAPAAGFLNFTPCAGNNSGPALKAGPFSDFSCVDPISFKRKDGTEFPAEVALSSFRLHGSWWTVNAVRDITKRVSAIHELEKSRDLLMEAQSISRMGGFSLSTSTESGVETVGWTDEMRQLHGVDRDFVPSVDAMADFVEHSHRTAFLNAVGEARKGNPVELEMRLKTAKGRRLWIRLNIRAHFKADKVTRLSGIYQDVTDRKLERIRMEQLSTAVEHSPASVLIMTADGVVEYVNPRFTEVCGYKPAEIIGNSAEMLQSDTLDANFYESLRRSPEGATHWSGEISSRTKDGRTIWQQLSISPIKDEEGHVRHFVGVMEDVTERRRSLEALQASERKIRAMSEATLDAMVVIDETGRISFWNPAASTIFGYSEDEALGREIHALIAAPTERVAATEAMEDFGMTGHGPVVGVTRELMAKRKGGALFPCEITVSSFALDTQWYAVGTIRDITRRKEYERRLRALATTDELTGLLNRRALLELAESELDRARRYRRPFTLLMIDLDRFKRVNDTYGHDVGDKVLKNVASTGAQALRETDTLGRLGGEEFAAILPETSADQALEVAERLRAAIGRAEVEEPAAPGGRLRVTISIGIADFRPDRDTVEAILKAADTALYRAKDNGRNRTETA encoded by the coding sequence ATGCGCCTCTCCTCCTCGTTCCCGCTGGAATTCGCCAAGCGATTCCTGCTGCTCGCTTCCGGACTGGCGCTGGTCGGGACGGCCTTTTTCCTGTTCCAGTCCGGGCGCTACGAAGCCTTGCGCCGGGCCGAAGCGGAAGCCCTCGTTTCCGTGGAGAGCCAAATTTTCCACGAAACCCTGGAAAACACCGCCTCGGACGTGCGCTTCCTGGCTTCGGTCTTTGAGGACCGGGCGGACAACCTGCGCGTACCGCCCGACTCGTCTTCCGCCCTTTCCCGCCTTTTGAGCGCGTTCATGCTCACCCGGCCGCAGTATCATCAGATCCGATTTCTCGACTCGGAGGGAATGGAAAAGCTGCGCATGATCCGCGGCCCCAAAGGCCCGCAACTCATGCCCGCCTCGGAGCTTCAGGACAAGTCCCACAGGACGTACTACAAACGCACCGCTGCCCAGGACGCTGAAACCGTCTACGTTTCGGCCTTTGACCTGAATGTGGAGCACGGCGTGATCGAACGCCCCTTCCGGCCGACCTTGCGCGTGGCCACGCAGGTGCGCCTCCCTGACGGAAGCGTGGGCGTCGCGATCATCAACCTGGACGGGTCCAAGCTCATCGAGATGCTCCGCAACGCCCGTCATGGCGAGGACATCCAGGCGCTCATCATCAACGACCAGGGAAACTGGCTGGTGGGGCCGCACCGACGCATGGAATGGGGCAACAGCCTCCCGGAACGCCAGGGCTACACTCTTGCTGCCCGGCAGCCGGACCTCTGGATGCTGATCGGTTCGCAACCCCAGGGCGTCGTTCTCAATTCATCCGGGATGTACGCCTTCTCCCGTGTGACGACGGACGGGGAAAACCGTTCCGGCTTCCGGGTGGAAGGCGACGAATACTGGACCATGCTCGCGTTCGTCCCCAGGCACGCTCTCAGTCCGGACTGGGCGGGTTCGTTCCTGCTCCTTGGGGGGGTGACGCTCCTTTTTCTGGCCCTGGTTTCCGCCCTGCTCACGCGGGCCTTGCTCCACCGCAGGCAGGTCGAACAGTCGCTCCAGGAAACCGAAGAAAAGATCCAGGCCATCAGCCATTCCTCCCACGACGCCCTGATCATGGTGGACGAGCGCGGGCGCATCGCCTTCTGGAACCCGGCCGCGGAATCCATGCTCGGCTACCGCTCCGGCGAGGTGCTCAACGCCCCTGCGGCCGGTTTTCTCAATTTTACTCCCTGCGCCGGAAACAATTCCGGTCCGGCGCTCAAAGCCGGTCCGTTCAGCGACTTTTCCTGCGTAGATCCCATTTCCTTCAAAAGAAAGGATGGCACGGAATTCCCTGCGGAAGTGGCTCTTTCCTCCTTCCGCCTGCACGGCAGCTGGTGGACGGTCAACGCGGTCCGCGACATCACCAAACGGGTTTCCGCCATTCATGAACTGGAAAAGAGCCGGGATTTGCTCATGGAAGCCCAGAGCATCTCGCGCATGGGCGGGTTTTCCCTGTCCACCTCCACGGAATCGGGGGTGGAAACGGTTGGCTGGACCGATGAAATGCGCCAACTGCACGGCGTGGACCGCGACTTCGTCCCTTCCGTGGACGCCATGGCCGACTTTGTGGAGCACAGCCACCGCACGGCCTTCCTGAACGCCGTGGGCGAAGCCCGCAAGGGCAACCCCGTGGAACTGGAAATGCGCCTGAAAACGGCCAAGGGCCGACGGCTCTGGATCAGGCTGAACATCCGCGCCCACTTCAAGGCGGACAAGGTCACCCGCCTTTCCGGCATCTACCAGGACGTCACGGATCGAAAACTGGAACGCATCCGCATGGAGCAGCTTTCCACGGCGGTGGAACACAGCCCGGCCTCGGTCCTGATCATGACCGCCGACGGAGTGGTCGAGTATGTCAATCCGCGCTTTACCGAGGTCTGCGGCTACAAGCCCGCCGAAATCATCGGCAATAGCGCCGAAATGCTGCAATCGGACACGCTGGACGCGAATTTCTACGAGAGCCTGCGCCGTTCCCCGGAAGGGGCGACTCACTGGTCCGGCGAGATATCCAGCCGCACCAAGGACGGCAGGACCATCTGGCAGCAGCTTTCCATCTCGCCCATCAAGGACGAGGAAGGGCATGTCCGCCATTTCGTCGGGGTCATGGAAGACGTGACCGAGCGGCGAAGATCGCTGGAAGCGCTCCAGGCTTCGGAACGCAAGATCAGGGCCATGAGCGAAGCGACCCTGGACGCCATGGTCGTCATCGACGAAACCGGACGCATTTCCTTCTGGAACCCCGCGGCTTCGACCATTTTCGGCTATTCGGAAGATGAGGCCCTGGGGCGGGAAATCCATGCGCTCATCGCCGCGCCGACGGAACGGGTCGCGGCGACCGAGGCCATGGAGGACTTCGGCATGACGGGCCACGGCCCGGTGGTGGGGGTCACCCGCGAACTCATGGCCAAGAGAAAGGGCGGAGCGCTCTTCCCCTGCGAAATCACCGTGTCCTCCTTTGCGCTGGACACCCAGTGGTACGCCGTGGGCACCATCCGCGACATTACCCGGCGCAAGGAATACGAGCGCCGCCTGCGCGCCCTGGCCACCACGGACGAACTGACCGGCCTGCTCAACCGCCGCGCCCTGCTGGAACTGGCGGAAAGCGAACTGGACCGCGCGCGCCGCTACAGGCGGCCCTTCACCCTGCTGATGATCGACCTGGACCGCTTCAAGCGGGTCAACGACACCTACGGTCACGACGTGGGAGACAAGGTCTTGAAGAACGTGGCCTCGACCGGGGCGCAGGCCCTGCGGGAAACGGACACGCTGGGCCGCCTGGGAGGGGAGGAGTTCGCCGCCATTTTGCCGGAAACCTCTGCGGATCAGGCGCTCGAAGTGGCCGAACGCCTGCGCGCTGCCATCGGCCGGGCCGAGGTGGAGGAACCCGCCGCGCCCGGAGGTCGGCTGCGGGTGACCATCAGCATCGGCATCGCGGACTTCCGCCCGGACCGCGACACCGTGGAGGCCATTCTCAAGGCGGCGGACACCGCCCTCTACCGCGCCAAGGACAACGGCAGAAACCGCACGGAAACCGCCTGA
- a CDS encoding chemotaxis protein CheW, producing the protein MADQNANETNQYLTFTLGKEVFALDISTVREVLELIHVTRIPRTPDYMRGVINLRGHAVPVVGMRRKLNMKEIEDTINTCIIIVEVEFEGERTILGALVDSVREVFEMTPDSIEAPPKMGAAVKSEYIKGMGRQADEFIIILDIARIFSAEELAAVQRIGQQAPVPAEAQA; encoded by the coding sequence ATGGCAGACCAGAACGCCAACGAAACCAACCAATATCTGACCTTCACGCTCGGCAAGGAAGTGTTCGCCCTGGACATCTCCACCGTGCGCGAGGTGCTCGAGCTCATCCACGTCACGCGCATCCCCCGCACGCCCGACTACATGCGCGGGGTCATCAACCTGCGCGGCCATGCGGTTCCCGTGGTGGGCATGCGCCGCAAGCTGAACATGAAGGAGATCGAGGACACCATCAACACCTGCATCATCATCGTCGAGGTCGAGTTCGAAGGCGAACGCACCATCCTCGGCGCGCTGGTGGATTCCGTCCGCGAGGTCTTCGAAATGACGCCCGACTCCATCGAGGCGCCGCCCAAGATGGGCGCGGCGGTCAAGTCCGAATACATCAAGGGCATGGGCAGGCAGGCGGACGAGTTCATCATCATTCTGGACATCGCGCGGATCTTCTCCGCCGAGGAACTGGCCGCCGTGCAGCGCATCGGCCAGCAGGCCCCGGTGCCGGCGGAGGCGCAGGCGTAG